The following coding sequences lie in one Lolium perenne isolate Kyuss_39 chromosome 2, Kyuss_2.0, whole genome shotgun sequence genomic window:
- the LOC139835468 gene encoding uncharacterized protein, whose translation MAELKKGNKTVNTYFHHMKALSDSLTNIGEPLRDAEFVSYILAGLNEEYDALYQVVTNRTTPIAIRDLFSQLQATEQRKLAQSRSSGSSQYLVAHLAAPPAHDAAYGAGRGGPHPSAPSAKTTPAATTPKQSGGRTPVKKQLAMAMSASHGSQGASQSVDPVWYADSDATHHITSELDKLTSREPYHGTDQVHIANGTGL comes from the exons ATGGCTGAACTGAAGAAAGGAAACAAGACAGTCAACACTTATTTTCATCATATGAAGGCCCTCTCAGATTCCCTCACCAACATTGGCGAGCCCCTGCGCGATGCGGAGTTTGTCTCCTATATACTTGCTGGACTTAATGAAGAGTATGACGCACTCTACCAAGTGGTGACCAATCGTACCACTCCTATAGCAATCCGCGACTTGTTCTCTCAACTTCAGGCTACAGAACAACGCAAATTGGCTCAGAGTCGCTCCAGTGGCTCCTCACAGTACCTTGTTGCACACCTTGCTGCACCCCCTGCACATGACGCCGCCTATGGGGCTGGTCGTGGTGGACCTCATCCCTCAGCGCCCTCCGCCAAGACCACACCTGCAGCCACCACACCCAAGCAAAGTGGTGGGCGTACACCTGTC AAAAAGCAGCTTGCCATGGCGATGTCTGCCTCTCATGGCTCTCAGGGTGCTTCTCAGTCCGTAGACCCGGTGTGGTATGCGGACTCCGATGCCACTCACCACATTACTAGTGAGCTCGACAAGCTTACTTCGCGCGAGCCCTACCACGGCACCGATCAGGTCCATATAGCTAATGGAACAG GTCTCTAG